From Paenibacillus physcomitrellae, the proteins below share one genomic window:
- a CDS encoding DedA family protein — protein MSSIMSYIAQYGYLAMFGLLALGFMGIPVPDETLVIMFGGLTAEGHFQFGAALAATFLGSMTGMLFSYGLGRGIGKPLLDKYGKWIMITPKRLAATEKWFAKYGSWSVLLGYFVPGLRQVTSYLAGVYRLSLKLYLIYAGVGAAIWCTVFIYIGHTFGKHWRRVAYFVHLHVWRITLAVIVFLVVAWILHMLWKRKNRET, from the coding sequence TTGAGCAGTATTATGTCCTATATAGCCCAGTACGGGTATCTTGCAATGTTTGGGCTGCTCGCACTGGGGTTTATGGGAATTCCGGTTCCGGATGAAACGCTGGTCATCATGTTTGGAGGTTTAACGGCAGAAGGACATTTCCAATTCGGGGCAGCGCTTGCGGCCACTTTTCTGGGCAGTATGACCGGCATGTTGTTTAGCTACGGATTGGGGCGCGGAATTGGCAAACCGCTGCTGGATAAGTACGGGAAGTGGATCATGATCACCCCGAAACGGCTTGCCGCCACGGAAAAATGGTTTGCCAAATATGGCAGCTGGAGCGTGCTGCTTGGCTATTTTGTTCCGGGTTTAAGACAGGTAACCTCGTATCTCGCCGGCGTGTACCGCCTGAGCCTCAAGCTTTATTTGATCTATGCCGGTGTGGGGGCAGCCATCTGGTGTACCGTATTTATCTACATTGGTCATACGTTCGGCAAACATTGGCGCAGGGTTGCTTATTTTGTCCATTTGCATGTCTGGAGAATTACGCTGGCAGTGATTGTTTTTCTCGTTGTTGCCTGGATTCTTCACATGCTCTGGAAGAGAAAGAACAGGGAAACGTAA
- a CDS encoding xanthine phosphoribosyltransferase, whose product MELLKQKILEQGVVVSDQVLLLDAILNEQVDPELTMEMGRAFAAIFKEEGITRVVTVESSGIAVAFATAYELGVPLVFARRKKTLLADPDSYVERVPSFTKGIVTDLVLSRKFLNAEDRVLFVDDIIANGDAAKGMIKIIERSGASLSGVGIVMEKCFQQGAKSLREQGIRVESLAKIASLEGGTVKFAE is encoded by the coding sequence ATGGAACTATTGAAACAGAAAATATTGGAGCAGGGCGTTGTGGTTTCAGATCAGGTTTTGCTGCTGGATGCGATCCTAAATGAGCAGGTGGATCCTGAGCTGACAATGGAAATGGGCCGAGCCTTTGCCGCTATATTTAAAGAAGAGGGCATTACCCGTGTGGTTACCGTGGAATCCTCCGGTATCGCCGTTGCTTTTGCTACTGCTTATGAGCTTGGAGTGCCGCTGGTGTTTGCACGCCGGAAGAAGACGCTGCTTGCTGATCCGGATTCATATGTGGAGCGCGTGCCTTCTTTTACCAAAGGGATTGTGACGGATCTGGTGCTGTCGCGTAAATTCCTGAATGCAGAGGATCGGGTGCTGTTCGTGGACGATATTATTGCCAATGGTGATGCTGCCAAAGGAATGATCAAAATTATTGAACGTTCGGGAGCCAGCTTGTCGGGGGTAGGGATAGTCATGGAAAAATGCTTCCAGCAGGGCGCCAAATCCTTGCGCGAGCAGGGAATCCGCGTTGAATCGCTGGCCAAAATCGCCTCTTTGGAAGGCGGAACCGTCAAATTTGCCGAATAG
- a CDS encoding anaerobic sulfatase maturase translates to MSGTCMINGQANLGVMWKTVSEDCNLACDYCYYSTCGGKPGPKINRIDSALLDKFIKEYMQFSQGAATFAWQGGEPLLAGLDFFKEVVYLQALYAPPHTVISNSLQTNATLVDDRWAAFFKTYQFLIGVSLDGPKEVHDSRRVNAAGKGSFDRVMAGIEHLRKHQVDFNILTVIHKGNVSEAKTLMAFYRENGFNFVQFIPCMDFRSQQVDKPGEYEITPQEYGDFLCSIFDEWYNDGYPEVSIRFFDNMLGVYLNREAEHCVHRAACPTSLVLEQNGDAFPCDFFINEKWTVGNVAGSSIADMLAHPNYARFHQMKTALPDKCRSCEWQRLCYGGCPRNRKWNPEGTESDPDYFCQSYMQIYAYADERMQEMSMRMRREMYSYHLQHDYAGKTPGRNKPCPCGSGKKHKACCAAL, encoded by the coding sequence ATGTCGGGAACCTGCATGATAAATGGGCAAGCTAACCTCGGCGTGATGTGGAAAACCGTATCGGAAGATTGTAACTTGGCTTGCGATTACTGTTACTACAGCACCTGCGGAGGGAAGCCCGGACCGAAGATCAACCGGATAGATTCAGCCTTATTGGATAAATTCATCAAAGAATACATGCAGTTCAGCCAAGGCGCTGCAACATTTGCCTGGCAAGGCGGGGAGCCGCTGCTGGCCGGCCTTGATTTTTTCAAAGAAGTCGTTTATCTTCAGGCCCTTTACGCCCCGCCGCATACGGTTATCAGCAATTCCTTGCAAACCAATGCCACGCTGGTCGACGACCGCTGGGCGGCCTTTTTCAAAACCTATCAATTCCTGATCGGCGTCAGCCTGGATGGGCCCAAGGAAGTTCATGATTCTCGGCGAGTGAATGCCGCCGGCAAGGGCAGCTTCGACCGGGTTATGGCGGGAATCGAGCATTTGCGGAAGCATCAGGTCGATTTCAATATTTTGACGGTGATCCACAAGGGGAATGTAAGTGAAGCGAAGACCTTAATGGCATTTTATCGTGAGAACGGTTTCAACTTTGTCCAGTTCATCCCCTGCATGGATTTCCGATCCCAGCAGGTGGACAAACCAGGCGAATATGAAATTACGCCGCAAGAATATGGCGATTTTCTGTGCAGCATCTTCGACGAATGGTACAATGACGGCTATCCGGAGGTGTCCATCCGCTTCTTCGATAATATGCTCGGCGTCTATTTGAACCGGGAGGCCGAGCATTGCGTACACCGGGCTGCATGCCCGACAAGCCTGGTGCTGGAGCAGAACGGCGATGCGTTTCCGTGCGACTTCTTCATTAACGAGAAATGGACCGTCGGCAATGTGGCCGGCTCTTCCATCGCCGATATGCTTGCCCATCCGAACTACGCGCGCTTCCACCAGATGAAGACGGCTTTGCCGGACAAATGCCGTTCCTGCGAGTGGCAACGACTTTGCTACGGGGGCTGTCCGCGAAATCGCAAATGGAATCCGGAGGGGACCGAATCCGATCCGGATTATTTCTGCCAAAGCTATATGCAGATTTATGCTTATGCCGATGAGCGCATGCAGGAAATGAGCATGCGAATGCGCCGGGAAATGTATTCGTATCATTTGCAGCACGATTATGCCGGCAAAACCCCAGGGCGAAACAAGCCTTGCCCATGCGGAAGCGGCAAAAAGCATAAAGCGTGCTGCGCTGCCCTGTAA
- a CDS encoding sulfatase family protein: protein MSSRPNILLITSDQQHWNTIGAFQPEISTPNLDRLTREGTTFGRAYCPNPTCTPSRSSIITGMYPSQHGAWTLGTKLLEDRHTVGEDFKQAGYQTSLIGKAHFQPLKSTAEYDSKEAYPLLQDLNYWRDDHGPFYGFDHVELARNHTNEAHVGQHYALWLEEQGCSNWRDYFLPPTGTMDPTQTYKWPIPEKYHYNTWIAERTNARLEEHHKTGEPFFLWASFFDPHPEYLVPEPWDTMYDPEQLTIPSMVPGEHDRNPPHFGLTQEENPDFSHLMETGFGIHGYRSHHHYEYGAKQRLTEYDKKKLVAIYYGMISLMDKYIGRILDKLDALGLAENTLVVFTTDHGHFFGQHGLQAKGGFHYEDLIKLPFIVRYPGHVPSGRCSDALQSLVDLAPTFLSFCGLPIPRTMAGVDQKEVWLGRRDKARDHAICEFRHEPTTIHQKTYIDERYKITVYYNQTYGEIFDLQEDPEELYNLWDEPGCEGLKTELLLKYAWAELGKEPMPMPRIHHA, encoded by the coding sequence TTGTCCAGTAGACCTAACATTTTACTAATTACTAGTGACCAGCAGCATTGGAATACCATCGGCGCATTCCAACCTGAAATCTCCACGCCGAATCTAGATCGTTTGACCCGGGAAGGAACGACGTTCGGCCGGGCTTATTGCCCGAATCCAACCTGTACGCCAAGCCGCTCTTCGATCATAACCGGCATGTATCCAAGTCAACACGGCGCATGGACGCTGGGAACAAAGCTGTTGGAGGACCGTCACACCGTCGGCGAAGATTTCAAGCAAGCCGGGTATCAAACCTCATTGATCGGCAAAGCGCATTTCCAGCCCTTGAAATCAACGGCCGAATACGATTCAAAGGAAGCTTATCCGCTACTGCAGGATTTGAACTATTGGCGGGACGATCATGGGCCGTTTTACGGCTTTGATCACGTCGAACTCGCGCGCAACCATACAAACGAAGCTCATGTAGGGCAACATTATGCCTTATGGCTGGAGGAACAAGGATGCTCCAATTGGCGGGACTATTTCCTGCCCCCGACCGGAACGATGGACCCCACGCAAACCTACAAGTGGCCGATTCCGGAAAAATATCATTACAACACATGGATAGCAGAACGGACAAATGCCCGTCTGGAAGAACATCACAAAACGGGGGAACCTTTCTTCCTGTGGGCCAGCTTCTTCGACCCTCATCCGGAATACTTGGTGCCGGAGCCTTGGGATACGATGTACGATCCGGAGCAGTTGACGATCCCGTCGATGGTGCCGGGGGAGCACGACCGGAATCCGCCGCACTTCGGCTTAACCCAAGAGGAAAATCCGGATTTCTCTCATTTAATGGAAACCGGATTTGGCATCCATGGGTACCGTTCCCATCATCATTACGAATATGGGGCGAAGCAGCGGCTTACGGAGTACGATAAGAAGAAGCTAGTCGCGATTTATTACGGTATGATCAGCTTGATGGATAAATATATCGGACGGATCCTGGATAAGCTGGATGCTTTGGGGCTGGCCGAAAATACCCTTGTTGTCTTCACGACAGACCACGGCCACTTCTTCGGCCAGCATGGCTTGCAAGCCAAGGGCGGATTTCATTACGAGGATTTGATTAAGCTGCCGTTCATCGTCAGGTACCCTGGCCATGTACCCTCCGGGCGGTGTTCGGATGCGCTGCAATCCCTGGTCGATTTAGCCCCAACCTTTCTTTCCTTCTGCGGTTTGCCTATTCCGCGGACGATGGCCGGGGTCGATCAGAAGGAGGTGTGGCTGGGCCGCCGGGATAAGGCCCGGGATCACGCCATCTGCGAGTTCCGGCATGAACCGACGACGATCCACCAGAAAACCTACATCGATGAACGTTATAAAATCACGGTGTATTACAATCAAACGTATGGAGAGATTTTCGATCTTCAGGAGGACCCCGAAGAGCTTTATAACTTATGGGATGAACCTGGCTGCGAAGGGTTGAAGACGGAGCTTCTTCTCAAATACGCTTGGGCTGAGCTTGGCAAGGAACCCATGCCGATGCCCCGAATTCATCACGCTTAG
- a CDS encoding AraC family transcriptional regulator — protein MMQEYEHEYAEFLYYTPGYLDREAQLWPVRAGRNVAKPHYKVGPKRIECYSLHFVLEGNVCFEFEGKRVELQPGDLFCLLPGRTYFYHALPSEQPLRMYWLAIDGSRVKPLLKLAGLVPERPFAKEIVTQQVRELLEDMIEKLGNLERWSPAASLELQGGICRLLAELIPETAPAELTEPSGWIGECIAFMDLHATEGITVQQVAAFAGVHRSYFSNVFTSQIGVSPQKFLQKIRMDKAKRLVIETDASVTEIALSLGYPSLYTFTRAFKMYYKMPPLAMRNSRT, from the coding sequence ATGATGCAGGAATATGAACATGAATATGCCGAGTTTCTTTATTACACGCCCGGTTACCTGGATCGGGAAGCCCAGCTGTGGCCTGTCCGGGCGGGTCGCAACGTAGCCAAGCCCCATTATAAGGTAGGGCCGAAAAGGATTGAGTGCTACAGCCTTCATTTTGTGCTGGAAGGAAACGTGTGCTTCGAATTCGAAGGCAAACGGGTCGAATTGCAGCCGGGCGATTTATTTTGCCTGCTTCCTGGCCGGACCTACTTTTATCATGCGCTGCCCTCGGAGCAGCCGCTCCGAATGTACTGGCTCGCCATAGACGGCAGCCGCGTCAAGCCGTTATTAAAGCTTGCAGGTCTGGTACCGGAGAGACCGTTCGCGAAAGAGATAGTTACTCAGCAAGTGAGGGAACTGCTGGAGGATATGATCGAGAAATTAGGAAACTTAGAGCGGTGGAGTCCAGCTGCTTCCTTGGAGCTCCAAGGGGGAATCTGCCGGCTGCTGGCCGAGCTGATCCCCGAGACGGCGCCAGCCGAACTGACCGAACCTTCGGGCTGGATCGGCGAGTGCATAGCGTTTATGGATCTTCATGCGACGGAGGGAATTACCGTGCAGCAGGTCGCAGCATTTGCAGGGGTTCACCGCTCTTATTTTTCCAATGTGTTCACCAGTCAGATCGGGGTGTCTCCGCAGAAATTTTTGCAGAAGATTCGAATGGATAAGGCCAAGCGGCTCGTCATCGAAACAGATGCTTCCGTAACCGAGATCGCCTTGTCTTTGGGATATCCGAGTCTGTATACGTTCACTCGAGCCTTTAAAATGTATTACAAAATGCCTCCTTTGGCGATGCGAAACAGTAGGACTTGA
- a CDS encoding sensor histidine kinase, translating into MTLARLRKWISPKLGIQGKIFIAFGVLMLLAIVSVTSIIYVNMRDTIKRNAITSVSDSIRHADESLNVMLKEIDRLNTVVATNKNTVINTILSPNEEISYEWFQEQKRITEFLSGMIDYKPYISRIAVVGLNGKVFFSGGPWIDRTFLDTETMDFMLSKGERHAYFKRSDTSEAISVGRVLRYNRETIGVVMVDLNYDFIRTTYGVKPTSDSILYVLDGQKQLVFQSDSAPSDVSAEMTKAVYEEVEPSDQEETVERAIDGKRYIVVSRKSENTGWTTRALIPLDSLLSKSEKIRNLMVEVAVAVFAVVLIGSLQISSRTTLHIRRLKTMMMRVKDGNLDFPRTEIVTKDEIGDLYRVFISMVDELKRLMEGIRMSEQAKREAELTALQAQIRPHFLYNSLNTIKYLANLNGVPNIEEVSGALVELMRGVLGNSGEFLTLREELGYVSSYVAIAKYKFLEPVPVEFQVEDEGLLECRVPKLTLQPIVENALMHGFGPSAQGGFVLIRIFEEDGDLKIEVMDNGKGMSKEKLEVLMGEEAEAPSRFSGMGVRNVHERISRIFGEPYGIRLYSEEGLYTKVEIRFPRSKDLD; encoded by the coding sequence ATGACATTGGCAAGGCTGCGCAAGTGGATTTCGCCGAAACTAGGCATTCAAGGGAAAATATTTATCGCTTTTGGGGTGCTGATGCTTCTAGCCATCGTCTCCGTGACCAGCATCATCTATGTCAACATGCGCGACACGATCAAAAGAAATGCCATCACCTCCGTTTCGGACAGCATTCGTCATGCCGACGAATCCTTGAACGTCATGCTCAAGGAAATCGACCGCTTGAATACGGTGGTAGCGACGAATAAAAATACGGTCATCAATACGATTCTAAGCCCCAACGAAGAAATCAGCTACGAATGGTTTCAGGAACAGAAGCGGATTACCGAATTTCTGTCCGGAATGATCGATTACAAACCTTATATTTCCCGCATTGCCGTAGTTGGCCTGAACGGCAAAGTATTCTTCTCGGGAGGACCCTGGATCGACCGTACGTTCCTGGATACCGAAACGATGGACTTCATGTTAAGTAAAGGGGAACGCCACGCGTATTTCAAAAGGTCGGATACATCGGAGGCGATATCCGTTGGGCGCGTTCTCCGCTATAACCGGGAGACGATCGGCGTCGTCATGGTGGATTTGAATTATGATTTCATTCGAACGACGTACGGCGTGAAACCTACCTCAGACAGCATTCTGTACGTGCTCGATGGGCAGAAACAGCTTGTTTTTCAGTCCGATTCTGCCCCCTCAGACGTTTCTGCCGAAATGACCAAGGCTGTTTATGAGGAGGTAGAACCGTCTGATCAGGAGGAAACCGTCGAACGGGCCATCGACGGCAAACGTTATATCGTCGTCAGCCGAAAGTCCGAAAATACCGGATGGACCACACGCGCTTTGATCCCGCTTGATTCTCTGCTGAGCAAATCGGAGAAGATCCGCAACCTGATGGTGGAGGTTGCCGTCGCCGTATTTGCCGTTGTTCTGATCGGGTCGCTGCAAATATCCTCGCGGACTACCCTTCATATCCGCCGACTCAAAACGATGATGATGCGAGTCAAGGATGGAAATCTGGATTTTCCGCGGACGGAGATCGTTACCAAGGACGAAATTGGCGATTTGTATCGGGTATTCATCAGCATGGTTGATGAATTGAAACGTTTGATGGAAGGGATCCGAATGAGCGAGCAGGCCAAGCGGGAGGCGGAACTTACCGCGCTGCAGGCGCAAATCCGTCCGCATTTTCTCTATAATTCGCTGAACACAATCAAGTATTTGGCTAATCTGAACGGAGTTCCCAATATCGAGGAGGTATCCGGAGCGTTGGTCGAGTTGATGCGGGGCGTGCTTGGGAATTCCGGAGAGTTCCTAACCTTGCGAGAGGAGCTTGGTTATGTATCCAGTTATGTCGCCATTGCCAAATACAAGTTTCTGGAGCCGGTCCCCGTGGAATTTCAGGTTGAGGATGAAGGATTGCTGGAGTGCCGGGTGCCGAAGCTTACGCTCCAACCGATCGTGGAGAACGCGCTTATGCACGGCTTCGGGCCTTCGGCGCAGGGGGGATTTGTGCTGATCCGCATCTTCGAGGAGGACGGGGATCTGAAGATCGAAGTGATGGATAACGGCAAGGGCATGAGCAAGGAGAAGCTGGAAGTTTTGATGGGGGAGGAAGCAGAAGCTCCTTCGCGATTCAGCGGCATGGGGGTTCGCAATGTGCATGAGCGGATATCCAGGATCTTCGGTGAACCCTACGGCATCAGACTCTATAGCGAAGAGGGATTGTATACGAAAGTGGAGATTCGGTTTCCTCGATCGAAAGACTTGGACTAA
- a CDS encoding response regulator codes for MYQVLLVDDEPLVHHHLRSLSDWRNQGFGLCGEAYEGEEALRMMDQLRPHIVILDVNMQGMNGVELNRTIRERYPSVKTIMLSSYDDYDYVRECLKNGAVDYLLKHRLDADQLLGVLRKAVREMEKDQDGQLRKLGSPSKFRELLAQTMRGRPGAVRELEDYARESGRLQDTVCYTAAAMQISSFLLLAESRSDMQTHRMVQQVIDLMQQTLGDQPERTVTYMENGRIAVLFAFKDRSEQAAASEAERLMSHLRHSLELFLNLKCTYAIGHVCSSLSKLEASYRTAEQVLDASCPMTLEGTFSERVSLTIEEQKQLLLSMENLDRGGAREVIASAFKGLHQQPVHAQGVQMIVRELLSIGEKAARKWVPFAGGDQAGSGFSAREDLGRIDSVDGLEQWLYSYYEDLLDRLKRERAAGPHSRHVSQAILLILEKYPSYITLELAAGAIGLHPSYLSRIFKEETGMTFSEYVNQVRIDASRKLLESGRYSVKQVSVQVGFSTYNYFFKVFKEWTGVTPQAYVQKIKPPHSVK; via the coding sequence ATGTATCAAGTATTGTTGGTTGACGATGAACCTTTAGTGCATCACCATCTTCGATCGCTGTCGGATTGGCGAAATCAGGGGTTCGGGCTTTGCGGCGAAGCCTATGAGGGAGAGGAAGCGCTCCGGATGATGGATCAGCTTCGGCCCCATATCGTTATCCTGGACGTGAATATGCAGGGCATGAACGGCGTGGAATTAAACCGAACAATCCGGGAACGTTATCCATCCGTGAAGACCATCATGCTTAGCAGCTATGATGATTACGACTATGTTCGCGAGTGTTTGAAGAACGGGGCAGTCGATTATCTGCTGAAGCATCGTTTGGACGCCGATCAGCTTCTGGGCGTATTAAGGAAAGCGGTCCGCGAAATGGAGAAGGACCAGGATGGCCAATTGCGGAAGCTCGGCAGCCCTTCGAAATTTCGGGAACTCCTTGCCCAAACCATGCGGGGAAGACCCGGGGCAGTCAGAGAGCTGGAGGATTATGCCCGGGAAAGCGGACGGTTACAGGATACGGTGTGTTATACTGCCGCAGCGATGCAAATTTCCTCCTTCCTGCTGCTGGCGGAATCCCGAAGCGACATGCAGACCCACCGGATGGTCCAGCAAGTCATTGATCTTATGCAGCAGACCCTCGGGGATCAACCGGAACGGACCGTGACTTATATGGAAAACGGCCGCATCGCTGTCTTGTTCGCATTCAAGGACAGGAGTGAGCAGGCTGCTGCTAGTGAAGCGGAAAGGCTGATGAGCCACCTGCGCCATTCGCTGGAGCTGTTTTTGAATTTGAAATGCACCTATGCGATTGGCCACGTATGTTCCAGCTTGTCCAAGCTTGAGGCTAGCTATCGTACTGCCGAGCAGGTTCTTGACGCTTCTTGTCCTATGACTTTGGAGGGGACGTTCTCCGAACGAGTTTCTTTAACGATTGAAGAACAGAAGCAACTCCTCCTCTCCATGGAAAATTTAGATCGGGGAGGCGCGCGGGAAGTGATTGCCTCCGCGTTTAAGGGTCTTCATCAGCAGCCGGTCCATGCCCAAGGGGTCCAGATGATCGTCCGTGAGCTGCTCTCTATAGGGGAGAAGGCGGCACGCAAATGGGTTCCTTTCGCCGGAGGTGACCAGGCGGGAAGCGGCTTCTCGGCGCGGGAGGATTTGGGGCGGATCGATAGCGTGGACGGTTTGGAACAATGGTTGTATTCCTATTACGAGGATCTGCTTGACCGGTTAAAGCGGGAGCGTGCGGCCGGCCCCCATTCGCGGCATGTTTCGCAGGCGATCCTGCTGATTCTTGAGAAATATCCAAGTTATATCACATTGGAGCTTGCGGCGGGGGCCATCGGGCTCCATCCCTCGTATCTCAGCCGGATTTTCAAAGAGGAGACGGGGATGACGTTTTCGGAATACGTGAACCAGGTTCGGATCGACGCCAGCCGCAAGCTGTTGGAAAGCGGCAGATATTCGGTCAAGCAGGTTAGCGTGCAGGTGGGATTCAGCACCTATAACTATTTTTTCAAAGTGTTCAAGGAGTGGACCGGCGTGACGCCCCAAGCTTACGTGCAGAAAATCAAACCTCCTCATTCCGTCAAATAA
- a CDS encoding extracellular solute-binding protein → MRTHWGKTISTVLIAALVLGGCGSGTNANKNASEGGGVSEVSKEGFPIVQEPVKLKAFTRIAPVNGPFKDMPVFQDYEKMTNVQMEFIESPTDGFAEKKNLLFASNELPDIMYRSAITPLEAVRYGAGGQLIPLENLIEEYAPNLKKLMEEYPEIRASITTPEGHIYTIPGIVTLDSARTDKRWINTAWLEKLNLKVPETLDELYNVLVAFRDEDPNGNGKKDEIPLTARTGLPIVAAMSGSFGLDQQFGYNVNIVDGKVEIWMGNERNKEMLMFLNKLYQENLLDPEIFSHTEAQYLAKQGSGNTGVFFDQTNNNFLPIADQYTGIAPFEGPHGDRLQSQGAPVPRDQGAFAITSVNQYPEVSMRWIDYFYSDEGSTLLRFGREGEHYELVDGKPTYKPEFSTAETQPKLTPYAGGGAPHLISEYVASYINPPQVQEAQKALDPYMPTIRYAAPMFDEETAQKVNVLRNDIDKYYEEQSTKFIAGALSFDKWEEFQSTLKKMNIDELQQIYQDAYDKMAK, encoded by the coding sequence ATGCGAACACATTGGGGAAAAACGATCAGCACGGTGCTGATAGCCGCGTTGGTGCTGGGGGGCTGCGGTTCCGGTACGAACGCGAACAAAAATGCTTCTGAAGGAGGCGGAGTATCGGAGGTCAGCAAAGAGGGATTTCCGATCGTGCAGGAACCGGTCAAACTGAAGGCGTTTACCCGGATCGCCCCTGTTAACGGGCCGTTTAAGGACATGCCGGTATTTCAGGATTACGAGAAAATGACCAATGTGCAAATGGAGTTCATTGAATCTCCGACCGACGGTTTTGCCGAGAAAAAGAATCTGCTGTTTGCATCCAACGAGCTGCCGGACATTATGTACCGTTCCGCGATCACACCGCTTGAAGCGGTTCGCTACGGAGCCGGCGGTCAATTGATTCCACTGGAAAATTTGATCGAAGAATATGCTCCCAATCTTAAGAAACTGATGGAGGAATACCCGGAAATTCGAGCATCGATCACTACGCCGGAGGGACATATCTACACGATTCCGGGCATCGTTACGCTGGATTCGGCCCGTACGGACAAGAGATGGATCAATACGGCCTGGCTGGAGAAGCTGAACCTGAAAGTGCCGGAAACGCTGGACGAACTGTACAATGTGCTGGTGGCCTTCCGGGATGAGGACCCGAACGGAAACGGAAAGAAGGACGAAATTCCGCTTACGGCCCGCACAGGCCTCCCAATCGTGGCTGCGATGAGCGGTTCTTTTGGACTTGACCAGCAGTTCGGCTACAACGTCAACATCGTCGATGGCAAGGTTGAAATCTGGATGGGGAACGAACGCAACAAAGAAATGCTGATGTTCCTGAACAAGCTGTACCAAGAGAATCTGCTGGATCCTGAAATATTCTCCCATACGGAAGCGCAGTATTTGGCGAAACAAGGTTCGGGAAATACGGGAGTGTTCTTTGACCAGACCAACAACAACTTCCTGCCGATTGCTGATCAGTATACAGGGATTGCTCCGTTCGAAGGCCCGCATGGCGACCGTCTTCAAAGCCAGGGAGCCCCGGTTCCGCGTGACCAAGGTGCGTTCGCCATCACTTCGGTCAACCAATATCCGGAAGTGTCCATGCGCTGGATTGACTATTTCTACAGCGATGAAGGCTCGACGCTGCTGAGATTCGGACGGGAGGGCGAGCACTACGAATTAGTTGATGGCAAACCGACTTATAAGCCGGAATTCTCTACAGCCGAAACCCAGCCGAAGCTTACTCCGTATGCCGGTGGAGGCGCGCCTCATCTGATCAGCGAATATGTGGCTTCCTACATTAATCCTCCACAAGTTCAAGAGGCCCAAAAGGCGCTGGATCCGTACATGCCGACAATTCGTTATGCTGCACCAATGTTTGACGAGGAAACGGCTCAAAAGGTGAATGTGCTCCGCAACGATATCGACAAGTATTATGAAGAGCAAAGCACCAAATTTATTGCGGGGGCTTTGAGCTTCGACAAGTGGGAGGAGTTCCAGTCCACGCTGAAAAAGATGAACATTGACGAGCTTCAGCAAATTTATCAAGACGCTTATGACAAAATGGCTAAATAA
- a CDS encoding ABC transporter permease, with the protein MNNAEIHETAAAPRFRAKRGSRLIKQIAKRYDLYLMLLLPMAWYLLFQYGPLYGLQIAFKNFNPGKGILGSSWIGFEHFQRFFDSYYFWRLLWNTLSINLLSLILAFPIPIFLALLINEMRSKSYSKLLQNITYIPHFISVVVIVGILTVLLSTNGPVNMLIHALGGSEIRFMESAGWFKTIFIGSNIWQNMGWQSIIYIAALSGINPQLYEAAKMDGASRMRRIWHVSLPGIVPVIVILLILDIGQFMNIGFEKILLMQNNLNLEASDVISTFVYTTGILKGEYSYTAAIGLFNSLINLTLLLLVNRFARKTSETSLW; encoded by the coding sequence ATGAATAACGCAGAAATCCATGAGACTGCCGCGGCGCCCCGGTTCCGAGCGAAACGGGGCAGCCGCCTCATCAAGCAGATCGCAAAGAGATACGATTTGTATCTCATGCTGCTGCTGCCGATGGCATGGTATTTGCTGTTCCAGTATGGCCCTTTATACGGGCTGCAGATCGCTTTCAAAAATTTTAATCCGGGCAAGGGAATTTTGGGCAGCAGTTGGATTGGTTTCGAGCATTTCCAGCGTTTTTTTGATTCGTACTACTTTTGGAGACTGCTCTGGAATACGCTCTCCATTAATTTGCTCTCCCTGATCCTTGCGTTCCCGATTCCGATATTCCTTGCTCTTCTCATTAATGAGATGCGAAGCAAAAGCTACAGCAAGCTGCTGCAAAATATCACTTATATTCCACACTTCATTTCGGTTGTCGTCATCGTAGGGATATTAACCGTGCTTCTGTCCACGAATGGTCCCGTCAACATGCTGATCCATGCCTTGGGCGGCTCGGAAATCCGCTTCATGGAATCGGCCGGATGGTTCAAGACCATCTTTATCGGCTCGAACATCTGGCAGAATATGGGCTGGCAATCCATTATCTACATCGCGGCGCTAAGCGGAATCAATCCGCAGTTGTACGAAGCAGCCAAGATGGACGGCGCATCGCGGATGCGGCGGATCTGGCACGTCTCTCTGCCGGGAATCGTTCCCGTCATTGTCATCCTGCTCATTTTGGATATCGGGCAGTTTATGAACATCGGTTTCGAGAAAATTTTACTCATGCAAAATAACCTGAATCTCGAAGCGAGCGACGTTATCTCCACGTTTGTGTATACGACGGGGATATTGAAGGGGGAATACAGCTACACGGCAGCGATCGGACTCTTCAATTCCTTAATCAACCTGACCTTGCTGCTGCTGGTCAACCGGTTCGCACGCAAAACGTCGGAGACGAGTCTTTGGTAA